From a region of the Buteo buteo chromosome 7, bButBut1.hap1.1, whole genome shotgun sequence genome:
- the TMEM132E gene encoding transmembrane protein 132E yields MASPEKMHPGPATLLCCLCSLLLPAHAKGPAPSPEPAETPGAITLPVSYRLSNTRLAFFLKEVGASPAGNGSAPLQRAEPFVVFQTKELPVLNVTLGPFSTGLVLPKEQLQPSSTLEVPDRLTVNWKVRAFIIQPRLVANQPVVQVLFYVAGRDWDDFDVTDRLPCVRLHAFRDAREIKSSCRLRGSLAMCLVQAELPHAWFGPPAVPLGRRKSPESLEVPGESQQAELYYTLHAPDGAGQCLGEMVPRRGAGGARTEGPTQHPLLRIGSVSLLQPPPGQPMQEHRLDGNVFIRLPDKPLKPGEVLSILLYLMSNSTVEHFTLRVKAKKGVNLLSTKSRSGQWLVSSELLTGGKHSTATVDVARADGAGPRDGDSSSEIMQLDFEMENFTSQSVTRRIMWHIDYRGRNPPPDLEKVVTELTVIQRDIRAIVPLAMDTEIINTAILTGRTVAIPVKVIAIELSGTIVDVSAMVECKSNNEDIIKVSSSCDYVFVSGKESRGSMSARVIFTYEHLSAPLEMTVWVPKLPLHIELSDARLSQVKGWRVPILPDRRSVRDSEHEEDEEERKQSRGCALQYQHATLQVFTQFHTTAAEGTGQVVTMLGPDWLVEVTDLVSDFMRVDDPRVAHMVDSFTLAGREPGTTLFKVVSPLVEAVLGETLVTVAEEKVSITDLKAQVVSSLSLSLHPSPGNSHTIIARTSVQQTLSFFKQEALLSLWISYSDGTTAPLSLYDPKDYNLVVSSLDEKVVSVTQDRAFPLVVAESEGAGELLRAELVICESCQKTKRKSVLFTALASVRVHFGSEEDPTYDYDHVPSKPGLAETGASTTLRAEVERKAEPSEDSRMSSASHPTEDFPTIPTGFVQVTRGLTDLEIGMYALLGVFCLAILVFLINCIVFVLKYRHKRIPPEGQTNMDHSHHWVFLGNGQPLRAHNDLSPQPESPGNPLENVQTCCHGDHHSSGSSQTSVQSQVHGRGDGSSGGSTRDQSEDPLNSPTSKRKRVKFTTFATLPSDELAYNSIPIADEEDLEWVCQDMGLQDPEELHNYIRRIKEIA; encoded by the exons CCCACGCCAAGGGGCCAGCCCCCAGCCCGGAGCCCGCTGAGACCCCCGGTGCCATCACGCTGCCCGTGAGCTACCGCCTGTCCAACACCCGCTTGGCCTTCTTCCTCAAGGAGGTGGGAGCCAGCCCGGCGGGCAACGGCAGCGCCCCGCTGCAACGCGCCGAGCCCTTCGTCGTCTTCCAGACCAAGGAGCTGCCCGTCCTCAACGTCACCCTGGGGCCCTTCAGCACGGGGCTGGTGCTGCccaaggagcagctgcagccctcCAGCACCCTGGAGGTCCCCGACCGCCTCACCGTCAACTGGAAGGTGCGCGCCTTCATCATCCAGCCCCGGCTGGTGGCCAACCAGCCCGTGGTCCAAGTGCTCTTCTACGTAGCCGGCCGGGATTGGGATGACTTCGACGTCACCGACCGGCTGCCCTGCGTGCGGCTCCACGCTTTCCGCGACGCCCGCGAGATCAAGAGCTCGTGTCGCCTGCGGGGCAGCCTGGCCATGTGCctggtgcaggcagagctgccccacGCCTGGTTTGGCCCCCCGGCCGTGCCGCTGGGCAGGCGAAAAAGCCCCGAGAGCCTGGAGGTGCCGGGCGAGAGCCAGCAAGCCGAGCTCTACTACACCCTCCATGCCCCCGACGGGGCCGGCCAGTGCCTTGGGGAGATGGTCCCCcgccggggggctgggggggccagGACCGAGGGTCCCACGCAGCACCCGCTGCTGCGCATCGGCAGCGtcagcctcctgcagcccccccccgggcagcccATGCAGGAGCATCGGCTGGACGGCAACGTCTTCATCCGCCTGCCCGACAAGCCCCTCAAGCCAGGCGAGGTGCTGAGCATCCTCCTCTACCTGATGTCCAACTCCACGGTGGAGCACTTCACGCTCAG GGTGAAGGCCAAGAAAGGCGTCAACCTGCTCAGCACCAAGTCGAGGAGCGGGCAGTGGTTGGTGAGCTCGGAGCTGCTGACGGGCGGCAAGCACTCCACTGCCACCGTCGATGTGGCCAGGGCGGATGGTGCCGGGCCCAG ggatggggactccTCGTCTGAGATCATGCAACTGGATTTCGAGATGGAGAACTTCACCAGCCAGTCGGTGACACGCCGCATCATGTGGCACATCGACTACCGGGGCCGCAACCCCCCGCCCGACCTGGAGAAGGTGGTGACGGAGCTGACGGTCATCCAGAGGGACATCAGGGCCATCGTGCCCCTGGCCATG GACACAGAAATCATCAACACGGCCATCCTGACGGGGCGGACAGTGGCCATTCCCGTGAAGGTCATCGCCATTGAGCTGAGCGGCACCATCGTGGACGTCTCGGCTATGGTCGAGTGCAAGTCCAACAACGAAGACATCATCAAG GTCTCCAGCAGCTGTGACTACGTCTTCGTCAGTGGGAAGGAGTCGCGGGGCTCCATGAGCGCTCGGGTCATCTTTACCTATGAGCACCTCTCCGCCCCACTGGAGATGACAGTGTGGGTGCCCAAGCTGCCGCTGCACATCGAGCTCTCGGATGCCCGGTTGAGCCAAGTGAAGGGCTGGAGAGTGCCCATCCTGCCGGAcaggag GTCGGTGCGGGACAGCGAGCAcgaggaggatgaagaggagaggaagcagAGCCGGGGCTGTGCCCTGCAGTACCAGCACGCCACGCTGCAGGTCTTCACCCAGTTCCACACCACGGCGGCGGAGGGCACGGGGCAGGTGGTCACCATGCTGGGACCTGACTGGCTGGTGGAGGTCACCGACTTGGTCAGCGACTTCATGCGCGTGGACGACCCGCGGGTGGCCCACATGGTGGACAGCTTCACGCTGGCCGGGAGGGAGCCGGGGACCACGCTTTTCAAG GTCGTGTCCCCGCTGGTGGAGGCGGTGCTGGGCGAGACGCTGGTGACGGTGGCGGAGGAGAAGGTCAGCATCACGGACCTGAAGGCCCAGGTGGTCTCCAGCCTCTCGCTGTCCCTCCACCCCAGCCCCGGCAATAGCCACACAATCATTGCCCGGACGTCCGTGCAGCAGACCCTCAGCTTCTTCAAGCAG GAAGCGCTCCTGAGCCTGTGGATTTCCTACAGCGACGGCACCACGGCCCCCCTCTCCCTCTACGACCCCAAGGACTACAACCTGGTGGTGAGCAGCCTGGACGAGAAGGTGGTCTCGGTGACCCAGGACCGGGCGTTCCCCTTGGTGGTGGCAGAGAGCGAGGGTGCGGGGGAGCTGCTGCGGGCTGAGCTGGTCATCTGCGAGAGCTGCCAGAAGACCAAGCGCAAGAGCGTGCTCTTCACGGCCTTGGCCAGCGTGCGGGTCCACTTTGGGTCCGAGGAGGACCCAACCTATGACTACGACCACGTGCCCAGCAAGCCAGGGCTGGCGGAGACGGGGGCGAGCACCACCCTGCGGGCAGAGGTGGAGAGGAAAGCGGAGCCGAGCGAGGACAGTAGGATGTCCAGCGCGTCTCACCCCACCGAGGACTTCCCCACCATTCCCACCGGCTTTGTCCAGGTGACCAGGGGGCTTACGGACCTGGAGATAGGCATGTACGCCCTCCTGGGTGTCTTCTGCCTGGCCATCTTGGTCTTCCTCATCAACTGCATTGTCTTTGTGCTGAAATACCGGCACAAGCGCATCCCTCCTGAAGGCCAGACTAACATGGACCATTCCCACCACTGGGTCTTCTTGGGCAACGGGCAGCCCTTGCGGGCTCACAATGACCTCTCCCCCCAGCCTGAGAGCCCTGGGAACCCCCTGGAAAATGTCCAGACCTGCTGCCACGGGGACCACCACAGCAGCGGGAGCTCGCAGACCAGCGTGCAGAGCCAGGTCCACGGTCGCGGGGATGGCTCCTCGGGGGGCTCCACGCGGGACCAGAGCGAGGACCCGCTCAACTCGCCCACCTCCAAACGGAAGCGGGTGAAGTTCACCACCTTCGCCACGCTGCCCTCCGACGAGCTGGCCTACAACTCCATCCCCATCGCCGATGAGGAGGACTTGGAGTGGGTCTGCCAGGACATGGGGCTGCAAGACCCCGAAGAGCTTCACAACTACATCCGCAGAATCAAAGAGATCGCTTAA